One part of the Moorena sp. SIOASIH genome encodes these proteins:
- a CDS encoding Rieske 2Fe-2S domain-containing protein: MSVAYKAVLWNRQKFIYDAILLSLVVLYIVLFINVTQWFDSNIDIRGVRIRAFGSAAFILLHVILSIGPLTRLSPKFYPLLYNRRHMGVTMFFLALQHTRLGLQWYHDFGNLEPLVSLFVSNTNYFTFIRFPFQVLGFVPLVILFLMAATSHDFWLANLTAPVWKGLHMSVYLAYGLLTGHVLLGALQTNKHPVLTLAVGVGLVWIVGVHLAAGIREFGRDNQDLVTGNEEFVDAGSIAEIPEKRAKIVTLGGERVAIFKYDGKISAVSNVCQHQNGPLGEGKIVDGCITCPWHGYQYLPENGASPPPFTEKIPTFDIKLEGDRILVKTIPNLPGTSVSPAVIAMEEQT; encoded by the coding sequence ATGAGTGTTGCCTATAAAGCTGTTCTGTGGAACCGCCAGAAGTTTATTTACGATGCTATCCTTCTGAGCCTAGTTGTCCTTTATATTGTACTTTTCATCAATGTTACCCAGTGGTTCGATAGCAACATCGACATCAGGGGAGTCAGGATTCGCGCCTTTGGCTCAGCTGCTTTCATCCTGCTGCATGTGATTTTATCCATTGGTCCGCTAACTCGCCTGAGTCCAAAATTCTATCCCCTCCTCTACAATCGGCGTCATATGGGGGTTACGATGTTCTTCTTAGCTCTCCAGCACACCCGCCTTGGCCTGCAATGGTACCACGACTTCGGCAATCTCGAACCTCTGGTTAGTCTGTTTGTGAGCAATACTAACTATTTTACCTTTATTCGCTTTCCCTTCCAGGTTTTGGGATTTGTTCCCCTGGTGATCTTGTTCCTAATGGCAGCCACTAGCCACGATTTCTGGCTGGCTAACCTAACGGCTCCGGTTTGGAAAGGTTTACATATGAGTGTTTATCTTGCCTACGGACTACTGACAGGTCATGTCCTGCTCGGAGCACTGCAAACTAACAAGCATCCAGTTCTGACCCTTGCTGTTGGTGTTGGACTAGTGTGGATTGTGGGAGTGCATTTGGCAGCAGGGATTCGGGAGTTCGGGCGGGACAATCAGGACCTTGTTACAGGAAACGAAGAATTTGTGGATGCGGGCAGCATCGCAGAAATCCCGGAAAAGCGAGCTAAGATAGTCACTCTCGGGGGCGAGCGGGTAGCAATTTTTAAGTATGACGGTAAGATTTCTGCTGTTTCCAACGTTTGTCAGCATCAGAATGGCCCTCTAGGGGAGGGAAAAATTGTGGATGGCTGCATCACCTGTCCATGGCACGGCTACCAGTATCTGCCAGAAAATGGTGCTTCCCCCCCACCCTTTACAGAAAAAATCCCTACGTTTGATATTAAATTAGAGGGCGATCGCATTTTGGTGAAAACTATACCGAACCTTCCTGGGACGAGCGTCAGCCCTGCTGTAATCGCCATGGAGGAACAGACATGA
- a CDS encoding cysteine dioxygenase family protein: MIQIIQANSSSVSDKSLPESIQRLISNIQSQSLLVPKIARLCILDARISPEDLMGWADFDHPITDSYGRKLLYECDSFEIMVMSWAPGDYSTIHDHGTAQWGAVQCFGEAEHYVYTLTDGVLQTLKRLDYSSGEVKAVADDMIHQMGNPGESCFLSLHVYGCENSKGSITSNARIFDLLEGSIQRTDGGVFFCLPETQIKERHYGLQADADTMLRHHEKMRDRICRILAVEDNPLLRSKLAVLDEQISQLK; encoded by the coding sequence ATGATTCAGATTATTCAGGCAAACTCGAGTTCTGTATCCGACAAAAGTCTTCCCGAGAGTATCCAGCGCTTAATTAGCAATATCCAAAGTCAGTCGCTATTGGTACCGAAAATTGCTCGTCTGTGCATTTTGGATGCACGCATCTCACCGGAAGATTTGATGGGATGGGCTGACTTTGATCATCCCATCACCGACAGCTACGGTCGAAAGCTACTGTACGAGTGCGATTCCTTTGAAATTATGGTGATGTCTTGGGCTCCAGGAGACTACAGCACGATTCATGACCATGGCACAGCCCAATGGGGAGCAGTACAGTGCTTTGGCGAGGCGGAACACTACGTGTATACCTTAACAGATGGAGTGCTGCAAACCCTGAAGCGGCTGGACTATAGCTCTGGAGAGGTAAAGGCGGTAGCTGACGATATGATTCACCAGATGGGCAACCCCGGAGAATCCTGCTTTTTGAGCCTTCATGTATACGGGTGCGAAAACTCCAAGGGCTCCATCACTAGCAATGCACGAATATTTGACCTGCTTGAAGGCAGTATTCAACGAACTGATGGAGGGGTGTTCTTCTGCTTGCCAGAGACACAAATTAAAGAGCGGCACTACGGCTTACAAGCAGACGCTGACACCATGCTCAGGCACCACGAAAAAATGCGCGATCGCATTTGTCGAATCCTTGCAGTAGAGGACAATCCTCTACTCCGCTCAAAATTAGCTGTGTTAGATGAGCAAATTTCACAGCTTAAGTAA
- a CDS encoding DMT family transporter: protein MIANSINNLNPKLLLVVSRALAALRPSVIAFLIANASMLSGGKETPISFCNVLFVGNLCASLAVVAFFGAIPILNELRKLNVKLLLGLFINGCLAALLSALIFLGLQHTTVTNAVLLGRFGPVLYALAGAIFFGKRILKWEWIGFSMIGVGIVAIVFTSSNYQINQGDLLILGSTFLYAVTSIIGKLTLSKHNSLSVIVFSRNFISAVIFFAIASYLFGPSHFGDVFSGQLWMVMSIYALIIIVITQFLWYAALEKLDSKTVGKWTVLSPVFGVIYALILNGERPSLMQVIAFIVIMIGVSITNFSKQQPQPTQEIAARGESSASM, encoded by the coding sequence ATGATTGCCAATAGTATCAATAACCTTAATCCCAAATTGCTGCTAGTTGTCTCCCGAGCCCTGGCAGCATTGCGACCCTCGGTGATTGCTTTCCTAATTGCAAACGCTAGTATGCTCAGTGGCGGGAAGGAAACACCAATATCGTTTTGTAACGTTCTGTTTGTTGGCAATCTCTGTGCGTCTTTGGCAGTGGTGGCTTTTTTTGGAGCGATTCCTATTCTAAATGAACTCCGAAAGTTGAATGTAAAGCTGCTTCTGGGACTGTTTATTAATGGTTGTTTAGCAGCCTTACTGTCTGCACTGATTTTCCTGGGGCTACAACACACTACTGTCACCAATGCGGTCTTATTGGGGCGATTTGGACCGGTACTCTATGCTCTGGCAGGAGCAATTTTCTTTGGCAAGCGTATTCTGAAATGGGAATGGATTGGCTTTTCTATGATTGGCGTCGGTATTGTTGCTATTGTTTTCACAAGCAGTAATTATCAAATCAATCAGGGAGACCTTTTAATCCTGGGATCAACCTTTTTGTATGCAGTCACGTCGATTATCGGCAAGTTGACCCTTTCTAAACACAATAGTTTGTCGGTAATTGTCTTCAGCCGTAACTTTATATCAGCTGTAATATTTTTCGCGATCGCTAGTTATTTATTTGGTCCGTCTCATTTTGGAGATGTCTTTTCAGGTCAGCTTTGGATGGTGATGAGTATCTATGCGCTAATTATCATCGTGATTACCCAATTTCTCTGGTACGCTGCCCTCGAAAAGTTAGACTCCAAGACGGTGGGTAAGTGGACTGTATTATCTCCCGTATTTGGTGTGATTTATGCGCTAATTCTCAATGGAGAACGCCCTTCGCTGATGCAAGTAATAGCATTTATTGTGATCATGATTGGAGTGTCGATAACTAACTTTAGTAAACAACAGCCCCAACCAACACAGGAAATTGCAGCTAGAGGGGAAAGTTCTGCCTCTATGTAA
- a CDS encoding ATP-grasp domain-containing protein, whose product MKTVAVFFEEAGTFAYPFTKKKYIRHIAQLGEAIEACGANFRVVRHQSSYLGSGQFSQSWELRDGEVIETGPVKADVIFDKGLFSSDGTIPVLNCQEINEICTNKYKTFQLFSDYSPQTYLVNSQEEFFDALSSIPGQYKVVKPVDGLEARNVHIGDDDFLKKQDCPYPFLVQEFLDSRSGIPGIVDGVHDFRVALLNGEIVHSIVRTPASGKLVASVTEGGEMRVVEIELIPSTVLDLVEQIEKHMVQYGNRFYGIDLALVNGQPKIIELNSRVSIWDNQQHEVFASTKRKLAEVLVAL is encoded by the coding sequence TTGAAAACTGTTGCTGTCTTTTTTGAGGAAGCAGGCACCTTTGCCTACCCATTTACTAAAAAAAAGTACATACGACACATTGCCCAACTTGGTGAAGCAATAGAAGCTTGTGGTGCCAATTTTCGTGTTGTTCGTCACCAATCTTCCTATCTAGGGTCAGGACAATTTTCCCAGAGTTGGGAATTACGAGATGGAGAAGTGATAGAAACCGGTCCTGTCAAAGCTGATGTCATTTTCGATAAAGGATTGTTTAGCTCTGATGGAACTATCCCAGTTCTTAACTGTCAGGAAATTAACGAAATTTGCACCAACAAATATAAAACCTTTCAGTTGTTCAGTGACTATTCTCCCCAAACCTATCTTGTTAACAGCCAAGAGGAGTTTTTTGATGCACTAAGTAGTATACCAGGACAGTATAAAGTTGTCAAGCCAGTAGATGGTCTTGAAGCCAGAAATGTCCACATTGGAGACGATGACTTCTTAAAGAAGCAGGATTGCCCCTATCCTTTTTTAGTGCAAGAGTTTCTCGATTCACGCTCAGGTATACCCGGTATTGTTGATGGTGTCCATGACTTTCGTGTAGCACTCCTCAACGGGGAAATTGTTCACTCTATAGTACGTACTCCAGCTTCAGGCAAATTAGTAGCATCCGTGACTGAAGGAGGCGAGATGCGTGTTGTAGAAATAGAGCTTATCCCTAGCACTGTCTTAGATCTAGTCGAACAAATTGAAAAACATATGGTACAGTACGGTAACCGGTTTTATGGCATTGATCTTGCCCTAGTTAACGGTCAACCGAAAATCATCGAGCTTAATTCTCGTGTTAGCATTTGGGACAATCAACAACATGAAGTATTCGCTAGCACCAAGAGGAAACTTGCCGAGGTTTTAGTAGCACTTTGA
- a CDS encoding reverse transcriptase domain-containing protein, with protein sequence MSNRYSDLWKSQKWKKLRQNLFRLQKRVYKAVRDGDLKKARSLQKLILKSRSAQLLAVRQVTQLNKGKKTAGVDGLSSLSYRQRVKLVETLNDCASDWRHNRLREIPIPKKNGKVRMLKIPTIADRAWQCLIKYALEPAHEATFSAHSYGFRTGRCAQDVQKRLQLHLKSDAKGITKRIIELDIKKCFDRISHSSIMDKVIAPAKIKVGIFRCLKAGINPEFPEQGTPQGGVVSPLLANIALNGIEEIHPSLRYADDMVIILKPNDNAEKILNKIKVFLAERGMEISEEKTKLTKTTDGFDFLGWNFRVQKNGKFRSIPSVENHRNIRKKIKAVVNSSNFGAEVKAQKLAPIVRGWRNYHKNCDMSSSRDSLWFINNTAHRKFRKEKKVSRYRADELCKKGFPKVGYKQNQHVNVRGTKSPYDGDLVYWSNRNSRLYSDATSEALKKQKQSCGFCGLKFLEDESVHLHHIDGNHDNWKPKNLLAVHQSCHQQIHWSTPKGEDI encoded by the coding sequence ATGTCAAACAGATATAGCGACCTCTGGAAAAGTCAGAAGTGGAAGAAACTCCGCCAAAACCTTTTCCGCCTACAAAAACGAGTGTATAAAGCGGTTCGAGATGGTGACTTGAAGAAAGCGCGGTCTCTACAAAAACTGATTCTGAAATCCCGTTCAGCACAGCTTTTGGCAGTCCGTCAAGTGACACAACTAAATAAAGGGAAAAAGACGGCTGGAGTAGATGGCTTGTCAAGCCTCTCCTACAGACAGCGTGTCAAGTTGGTAGAAACATTGAACGATTGTGCCTCTGACTGGAGACATAACCGACTTCGTGAAATCCCTATCCCTAAAAAGAATGGGAAAGTAAGAATGTTGAAAATACCAACCATCGCTGACCGAGCCTGGCAATGTCTAATTAAATATGCCCTAGAACCAGCCCATGAGGCCACGTTCAGTGCCCACAGTTATGGTTTCAGAACAGGCAGATGCGCACAAGATGTGCAGAAACGCCTCCAACTACATCTGAAATCGGATGCTAAAGGCATAACAAAAAGGATTATCGAACTAGACATTAAAAAGTGTTTCGACCGTATATCACACTCCTCCATAATGGACAAAGTGATTGCCCCGGCAAAGATAAAAGTGGGAATATTCCGATGTCTAAAAGCCGGAATAAACCCAGAATTTCCGGAGCAGGGCACCCCTCAGGGAGGAGTCGTGAGTCCCTTACTAGCCAATATCGCACTTAACGGAATAGAAGAAATTCACCCCAGTCTGCGGTACGCAGATGATATGGTGATAATTCTAAAACCAAATGACAACGCTGAAAAGATACTGAATAAAATCAAAGTCTTTTTGGCAGAGCGTGGGATGGAAATCAGTGAAGAAAAGACCAAGCTAACTAAAACGACAGACGGATTTGACTTCCTGGGGTGGAATTTCCGCGTCCAGAAAAACGGAAAATTTCGGTCAATTCCCTCAGTGGAAAACCACCGAAATATACGAAAGAAGATTAAAGCCGTAGTCAACAGCTCGAATTTTGGTGCTGAAGTAAAAGCCCAAAAGCTAGCCCCTATCGTGCGAGGCTGGAGAAATTACCACAAGAACTGCGATATGAGCAGTTCCCGGGACTCCTTATGGTTCATCAACAACACTGCCCACCGAAAGTTCCGAAAGGAAAAGAAAGTAAGTCGGTATAGAGCTGATGAGCTATGCAAAAAGGGATTCCCGAAGGTAGGTTACAAACAAAACCAGCATGTAAATGTAAGGGGGACTAAGTCACCTTACGACGGTGACCTAGTCTATTGGAGTAATCGAAACTCACGATTATACTCTGATGCTACCTCAGAAGCCTTGAAAAAGCAGAAACAATCCTGTGGATTCTGTGGGTTGAAATTCTTAGAAGACGAATCTGTACACCTTCATCACATAGATGGAAACCACGACAATTGGAAACCTAAGAATTTATTAGCAGTCCACCAAAGCTGTCATCAACAGATACATTGGAGCACTCCGAAAGGAGAGGATATCTAG
- a CDS encoding homocysteine biosynthesis protein → MRTIAQINDKIEGNCAVVWTVEELKARVADIGVTQAAKEVDIITTGTFEQMESSGAIMNLGHTDPPVKIRKCWLDGVPAYTGFGAVDLFLGATQVVDYPDNREIPDTEEHRERGGGHVIEDLIAGKPVHLQALGQVTDCYPRGSFETTITKDRINQFYLFNPRNLYQNFIVGVNGGDRPLYTYLGLLQPKLSNAVYSNPGAISPLINDPQLKLVGIGTRIFMGGGIGYIAWEGTQHFPLQKRLPNQTPIGPAATLALIGDAKQMNPKWVRGCYFKNYGPSLMLGVGVPMPVLNEEVVQRCAVQDQDIVAPVVDFAIPRRVRPTFGLVSYAQLKSGRITIDGKLVRVAPLASIFLSRQVAMELKQWIESGKFTLTEPVAPIPMDRSFLPQDLWGSQISLD, encoded by the coding sequence ATGCGAACCATTGCTCAAATTAATGACAAAATCGAGGGTAACTGTGCCGTAGTGTGGACAGTGGAAGAATTAAAAGCACGGGTGGCAGACATCGGTGTCACTCAGGCGGCGAAAGAAGTAGACATCATTACTACCGGTACCTTTGAGCAGATGGAGTCTTCCGGAGCAATCATGAATTTGGGACATACTGACCCACCCGTGAAAATACGCAAATGTTGGTTAGATGGAGTTCCAGCTTACACTGGCTTCGGAGCAGTGGATTTGTTTTTGGGAGCAACCCAAGTTGTTGACTACCCAGATAACCGTGAGATTCCAGATACCGAAGAACATAGGGAAAGGGGTGGTGGTCATGTCATTGAAGACCTGATTGCTGGGAAACCCGTCCACCTGCAAGCCCTCGGACAAGTGACAGATTGTTATCCTAGAGGCTCCTTTGAGACTACGATTACTAAGGATAGGATTAATCAGTTTTATTTATTCAATCCTCGCAATCTGTATCAAAACTTCATTGTAGGGGTGAATGGAGGCGATCGCCCCTTGTATACTTATCTGGGTTTGTTGCAGCCCAAACTCTCCAATGCGGTTTACTCTAACCCAGGAGCAATCTCACCCCTAATCAATGATCCCCAACTCAAGCTAGTGGGTATTGGCACGCGGATTTTTATGGGTGGAGGTATTGGCTATATTGCTTGGGAAGGGACCCAACACTTCCCACTGCAAAAACGCCTTCCCAATCAAACACCCATAGGACCAGCAGCAACTCTAGCTTTAATTGGAGATGCCAAGCAAATGAACCCGAAATGGGTGCGGGGTTGTTACTTTAAAAATTATGGCCCCTCTCTGATGCTGGGTGTGGGCGTACCAATGCCAGTACTGAATGAAGAAGTAGTGCAACGTTGTGCTGTACAAGATCAAGACATTGTTGCACCAGTGGTAGATTTTGCCATTCCTAGACGGGTGCGTCCAACCTTTGGGTTAGTCAGCTACGCTCAGCTGAAGTCTGGTCGAATCACTATTGATGGTAAATTAGTGCGTGTAGCTCCTCTTGCTAGTATTTTCCTCTCCCGGCAAGTTGCTATGGAATTAAAGCAATGGATTGAGAGTGGCAAATTTACCCTAACTGAACCAGTAGCACCAATTCCGATGGACCGCTCATTTCTACCTCAAGATCTATGGGGTTCTCAAATTAGTTTGGATTGA
- a CDS encoding transposase, whose translation MLVMEFKAVLKEPQKLAINEAIRTARFIRNKVLRYWMDNRGKGKKELYRYNTQLREEFEFVKDLNSHACQASVENVERAIKRFFDNCKKKVPGKKGYPRFKKYSRSVEYKQSGWKLSPDKKSIKFTDKKGIGIVKLKGTWDLWRQDIKLIKRVRIIKRADGYYVQFCVKTDNNEQLEATGYTIGLDVGLKEFYTDSEGYFEPNPRFYRTGEKRLKFYQRRVSRKKKGSTNRKKAINRLGRHHLKISRQREEHAKRLARCVIRSNDLIAYEDLAVKNLVKNHCLAKSINDAGWYQFRRWLEYFGQKFGRITVAVNPAYTSQNCYICGEIVKKSLSTRTHVCKCGCQLDRDHNAAKNILTRALSTVGHTGTLFNAWGEDTSTLSGSGLEEQVTSLNQESPAF comes from the coding sequence GTGTTGGTTATGGAGTTCAAGGCTGTCCTAAAAGAGCCTCAAAAGTTGGCAATAAATGAAGCCATTAGAACGGCTCGTTTTATCCGTAACAAGGTACTTCGGTACTGGATGGACAATCGTGGAAAAGGAAAGAAAGAACTCTATCGATACAACACTCAATTAAGGGAAGAGTTTGAATTTGTTAAAGACCTCAATAGTCATGCTTGTCAAGCCTCTGTAGAGAACGTAGAGCGGGCTATCAAGCGTTTTTTTGATAACTGCAAGAAAAAGGTACCTGGAAAGAAAGGTTACCCTCGTTTCAAGAAGTATTCTCGATCGGTTGAATATAAGCAGTCTGGTTGGAAATTATCTCCAGACAAAAAATCAATCAAGTTTACAGATAAAAAAGGGATCGGAATAGTTAAACTCAAAGGGACTTGGGATTTATGGCGACAGGATATAAAGCTTATTAAGCGGGTTCGGATAATCAAAAGAGCTGATGGGTATTACGTTCAATTCTGTGTCAAAACAGACAATAATGAGCAACTAGAGGCTACTGGCTACACTATTGGTCTGGATGTAGGATTGAAAGAGTTTTATACTGATTCTGAAGGCTACTTTGAGCCAAATCCCAGGTTTTACAGGACTGGGGAAAAGCGTTTAAAATTTTATCAGCGTCGGGTATCTCGGAAAAAGAAAGGCTCAACTAACCGAAAGAAGGCAATTAATAGGCTAGGTAGACATCACTTAAAGATAAGTAGGCAGCGTGAAGAACATGCCAAGAGACTGGCACGTTGCGTAATTCGGTCTAACGACCTGATCGCCTATGAAGACTTAGCGGTGAAAAACCTAGTTAAGAATCATTGTCTAGCCAAGTCTATTAATGATGCAGGTTGGTATCAATTCCGGAGGTGGCTGGAATATTTTGGACAAAAGTTTGGCAGAATAACTGTTGCAGTCAATCCTGCCTATACAAGCCAAAATTGTTATATTTGTGGCGAAATAGTCAAAAAATCCTTATCGACTCGCACCCATGTTTGTAAATGTGGATGTCAGTTAGACCGCGACCACAATGCTGCCAAAAATATCTTAACTAGAGCCTTGAGTACGGTGGGGCACACCGGAACTTTATTTAACGCTTGGGGAGAGGATACCTCTACTCTTTCTGGTTCCGGCCTGGAAGAGCAAGTAACCTCGTTGAACCAAGAATCCCCTGCCTTCTAG
- a CDS encoding AI-2E family transporter has product MSLGTWIGLLAFILSLYILWQIRQVLLLIFTAVVLANALNILVEKFRRVGIKRLFAVLLSILLMLALTVGFYWLIVPPFAEQVLELIDQVPRGIEKLGEWLEVLSADIPPDLITFPEIQLDQLIQQLQPLLNQLLGGGFSIAFNSLAVVAQVLLVLVLTIMLLADPKAYRQSFIRLFPSFYRRRVDEILTLCDHSLRGWLVGILVNIAAISGLSFVGLVILQVKLALAQAALAGILTFIPNIGPGLSVVPPIAIALLDAPWKAIAVLILYIIIQQVESNLLTPLVMKQQVSLLPAVTLLAQVFFATFFGFLGLLLALPLTVVGQVWLKEVLIKDILDQWKTSPISIRDTETATETVAIASPNPELASPTTSKDSQDRTESDNHLKSDKSDQIDKEEE; this is encoded by the coding sequence ATGAGTCTAGGCACATGGATTGGTCTACTTGCCTTTATCCTTTCGTTATACATCCTGTGGCAAATCCGTCAAGTACTGCTGCTGATATTTACTGCTGTGGTACTTGCCAATGCCTTAAATATCTTGGTGGAAAAATTCCGCCGGGTTGGCATCAAACGGCTTTTTGCTGTCTTGCTGTCAATTCTTCTAATGCTTGCCCTCACGGTAGGGTTTTACTGGCTAATTGTGCCACCCTTCGCAGAGCAAGTGCTAGAGCTGATTGATCAGGTTCCTAGGGGTATAGAAAAATTAGGTGAGTGGTTGGAGGTGTTGTCAGCGGATATTCCTCCAGATCTGATTACTTTCCCCGAGATCCAATTAGATCAGCTAATTCAACAGCTACAACCGTTACTTAATCAGTTATTGGGTGGTGGATTCTCCATTGCCTTTAACTCTTTGGCTGTCGTAGCCCAAGTTTTGCTGGTATTAGTTTTGACTATCATGCTATTGGCTGACCCCAAGGCTTATCGTCAAAGCTTTATACGACTTTTCCCGTCTTTCTATCGCCGTCGAGTTGATGAAATTTTGACTCTATGTGATCACTCTTTACGGGGGTGGTTAGTAGGCATTCTCGTTAACATTGCTGCCATTTCTGGCTTAAGTTTTGTGGGTTTGGTCATCCTACAAGTGAAACTGGCACTGGCACAGGCGGCTTTGGCAGGTATCTTGACATTTATCCCCAATATTGGTCCTGGATTGAGTGTAGTCCCACCGATTGCGATCGCTCTACTAGATGCACCCTGGAAAGCGATCGCTGTTTTAATTCTCTACATCATTATTCAGCAGGTGGAAAGTAATTTGCTGACTCCCCTGGTGATGAAGCAACAGGTATCCCTGCTACCAGCAGTAACCCTTTTAGCTCAGGTATTTTTCGCGACATTCTTTGGTTTTTTAGGTTTACTGTTAGCTTTACCATTAACCGTAGTGGGTCAGGTTTGGCTAAAAGAAGTTTTAATTAAAGATATCCTCGATCAATGGAAAACTAGTCCGATATCAATCAGAGATACCGAGACAGCGACAGAAACCGTTGCGATCGCATCACCAAATCCTGAATTAGCCAGCCCAACTACATCAAAGGATTCCCAGGATAGGACTGAATCAGACAATCACCTCAAATCCGACAAATCAGATCAGATAGATAAGGAGGAAGAGTAA
- a CDS encoding GNAT family N-acetyltransferase: MSTKQENFCADLSEHPNILVRQYKDTDFQAIASIYNESIAAGNSTMDCQFYTAEDMEGLANKFGDRETILVAERESCIIGWGVIKRYSPRLGYRVCCEISIYFSLGETGKGYGSILQTALLKKVEEFCYHHVVAKILACNQGSIEFHKRFGFEVVGVQKEIGFFKGRWHDMVIMQLVLSHILPYRPEL, from the coding sequence ATGTCAACTAAACAAGAGAATTTCTGTGCAGATTTATCAGAGCATCCCAACATTCTGGTAAGGCAATATAAAGATACTGATTTCCAAGCAATTGCATCTATCTATAACGAGTCTATCGCTGCAGGGAACAGTACGATGGATTGCCAATTTTATACTGCTGAGGACATGGAAGGACTCGCGAATAAGTTTGGCGATCGCGAAACCATACTGGTTGCAGAACGAGAAAGCTGTATTATTGGGTGGGGTGTCATCAAGCGCTATAGCCCTCGCTTAGGCTACCGTGTTTGCTGCGAGATTTCGATTTATTTTTCTTTAGGGGAAACTGGTAAGGGTTACGGCAGTATTTTACAAACAGCATTGCTCAAGAAAGTTGAGGAGTTTTGCTATCATCATGTCGTTGCTAAAATTTTGGCCTGCAATCAAGGGAGTATTGAATTTCACAAGCGATTTGGATTTGAGGTTGTAGGTGTTCAAAAAGAAATTGGGTTTTTCAAGGGACGCTGGCACGACATGGTTATTATGCAGCTTGTTTTGTCCCATATCCTACCTTACCGTCCTGAATTATAG
- a CDS encoding aspartate aminotransferase family protein: MIEFEKTINLTVDKLLNYLQENQNTDTKVIDYKSPQTLKEKLDLSLPENGVPLADLIPIIESYLDHSVRTSSHKFFNQLWGGFEITGLLAEMVTSTANTSMYTYEVAPVATLIEIKLIEALNDLIGFPQGEGLMVTGGSNANLIAMLCARHKLLPEAKNKGLGNHQLVAFISDQAHYSFFKAANLLGMGIDNVVKVKSDGDQRMCPQQLEAAIQQSLSEGKTPFFVTATAGTTVAGAFDPLPSIAEITSKYGLWLHVDGSWGAPVLFSNQHKHLLQGSSLADSFTWDAHKLMGVPLICSAILVKQPGTLLEACSSQGTHYIFHDDEDSAYNLGTMSLQCGRKVDALKLWLAWKYYGKNGYEARVDRLFELASYAADYIRNCENLELIVKPTFLNICFRYNPRNNSLSNHGLDQLNLEIRDQLMRSGQALVNYAHYQEQILIRLILTNPDINEADLDSFFANFIKIGDSLL; encoded by the coding sequence ATGATCGAGTTTGAAAAAACCATCAACTTAACTGTTGATAAACTCCTTAACTATTTGCAGGAAAATCAAAATACCGACACCAAGGTAATAGATTACAAAAGCCCTCAAACCCTTAAGGAAAAACTCGATTTAAGCTTACCGGAAAACGGAGTTCCCTTAGCGGATTTAATTCCGATTATTGAATCGTACCTCGACCACAGCGTGCGGACTAGTAGCCACAAGTTTTTCAACCAGCTTTGGGGTGGATTTGAGATAACTGGATTATTAGCAGAAATGGTAACTAGTACTGCTAATACTTCTATGTATACCTATGAAGTTGCTCCAGTAGCTACCCTGATCGAGATTAAATTGATTGAGGCTCTCAACGACTTGATCGGTTTTCCTCAAGGTGAGGGGTTGATGGTGACAGGAGGGAGTAATGCTAATCTGATCGCCATGCTTTGTGCGCGACACAAACTCCTACCCGAAGCCAAAAACAAGGGATTGGGAAATCACCAGCTAGTAGCATTCATCTCCGATCAGGCTCACTATTCCTTTTTCAAAGCCGCAAATTTGTTGGGCATGGGCATAGACAATGTAGTCAAAGTCAAATCCGATGGCGATCAGCGCATGTGCCCGCAACAATTAGAAGCTGCTATTCAACAAAGCCTAAGTGAAGGAAAAACACCTTTCTTTGTTACAGCTACTGCGGGCACTACCGTTGCCGGTGCATTCGATCCGTTGCCCTCAATTGCAGAAATTACCAGCAAATATGGACTCTGGCTACATGTGGATGGGTCTTGGGGTGCTCCGGTTTTGTTCAGCAACCAGCACAAGCACCTGTTGCAAGGTAGCTCCTTAGCAGATTCTTTTACTTGGGATGCTCACAAACTCATGGGGGTGCCCTTGATTTGTTCAGCTATTCTGGTTAAACAACCAGGGACTTTATTGGAGGCTTGTTCTAGTCAAGGTACCCACTATATCTTCCACGATGATGAAGATAGTGCCTATAATCTGGGAACTATGTCCTTGCAGTGTGGGCGGAAAGTAGATGCCCTTAAGCTGTGGCTAGCCTGGAAATACTACGGCAAAAATGGTTATGAAGCACGGGTTGACCGCTTGTTTGAACTCGCCAGCTACGCGGCGGATTATATTCGCAATTGTGAGAATTTAGAATTGATAGTTAAACCAACATTTTTGAATATCTGTTTCCGCTATAATCCCAGGAATAACAGTCTGTCTAATCATGGTTTAGATCAGCTGAATCTAGAGATACGTGATCAATTAATGCGCTCCGGTCAAGCATTAGTCAATTACGCTCACTATCAAGAACAGATTCTAATTCGCTTGATTCTCACCAATCCAGACATTAACGAAGCAGATCTAGATAGCTTTTTTGCTAACTTTATCAAAATTGGCGATAGTTTATTATAG